In a single window of the Mucilaginibacter defluvii genome:
- a CDS encoding DPP IV N-terminal domain-containing protein, giving the protein MNKLYTCIFTGKSARYMFALLSVLLIALLNPQQSKAQYFGQNKVRYKKLDFKVYKTPHFDIYYYMKNDSLIRRFAQENELWYTLHQQIFRDTFSRPNPIIIYNNHPDFQQTTAIDGEISVGTGGVTEGLKNRVVMPIMETNHTTRHVLGHELVHAFQYHILLGKDSTSYENLNNIPLWMIEGMAEYLSIGKKDAYTAMWMRDAYLNKDIPTVKDLTESNKYFPYRYGEAFWSFIGSTYGDTVIVPFFKNTARFGLQYGIRRTFGYDDKTLSTLWKNSIEATYKPMLKDTAQRAIGFKVIDNKNGSDMNVAPSVSPDGKYITFLSSKDLFSIDLFLADAKTGKIIKKLTSKISNTHIDEFNFIESAGAWSPDGKQFAFSVFNKGRNQMVVIDVPSGRMRHNIPMGKAEQFSNLSWSPDGKNVVFQGLYEGQGDLYSYNFDTKKVTQLTNDKYSDYQPSYSKDGKKIIFSSDRTTYDKRTAQDIPFNLAELDLATGKITDIKVFDGANNLNPQYSADGSKIYFLSNQDGFRNLYSYELASGKTERLTNYFTGISGITEFSPALSVSNNDDIVYSYYRAQKYTLYNAKATDFKPETVQSSTVDFTAGMLPPPRSVGVDLINSNLNNFLAYPRLRTDSIKSAPYKPMFKLDALASSGIGIGVNSFYGTGLSSGIQGIFSDILGQNQLYAAASVNGQIYDFGAQVAYINQKGRWDKGISVSHIPYQFGFYNTSVGTQEINGNQERVYNEDSYVIRNFEDAVNLFTSYPISRINRIQFGLGASYNTYRTDRYRNTYVIDTATSQLYYYDFNRKKVPNSEVDNLNFGFNLNSFALVNSSVALIGDNSFFGITAPLNGFRYHIEAQYVFGTYKFFAPTIDLRKYIRVAPVTFAGRLYGTGRFGENNLYPLYVGYPFLIRGYESQSFYNADRLPTNGFGFNQLSGSRIAVANFEIRLPFTGPEKLAQIKSNFLFTDLNLFFDAGLAWNAGNQIKFQRGPDFLGYDVLRDESGQPVLDPNGQTYQDLNAPLYNNNQRVPALSAGISLRVNLFGALILEPYFALPFNRTDVKKPVFGFNFTPGW; this is encoded by the coding sequence ATGAACAAACTTTACACCTGCATTTTTACCGGCAAATCAGCCCGATACATGTTCGCGCTTTTAAGTGTGCTGCTTATCGCATTACTTAATCCGCAGCAAAGCAAGGCGCAGTACTTCGGTCAAAATAAAGTACGTTATAAAAAGCTCGATTTCAAGGTGTACAAAACGCCGCACTTTGATATCTACTATTACATGAAGAATGATAGCCTGATACGACGTTTTGCACAGGAGAATGAGCTTTGGTATACGCTGCACCAACAGATTTTCAGGGATACGTTTAGTCGCCCTAACCCGATTATCATTTATAATAACCACCCCGATTTTCAGCAAACCACCGCTATCGACGGGGAGATAAGCGTGGGTACCGGCGGTGTTACTGAGGGTTTAAAAAACCGTGTGGTAATGCCTATAATGGAAACCAACCACACCACCCGCCACGTTTTGGGCCATGAGTTGGTGCACGCGTTTCAATACCATATTCTGTTGGGTAAGGATTCAACCAGTTACGAAAACCTGAACAATATTCCTTTGTGGATGATAGAGGGTATGGCGGAGTATCTGTCCATCGGCAAAAAGGATGCTTACACCGCTATGTGGATGCGTGATGCCTACCTGAACAAGGATATTCCGACGGTAAAGGATCTTACAGAGAGCAACAAATATTTCCCTTACCGGTATGGTGAGGCATTCTGGTCCTTCATTGGTTCAACCTATGGCGATACGGTGATTGTGCCGTTTTTTAAAAACACCGCACGTTTTGGTTTGCAGTACGGCATTAGGCGAACGTTTGGGTACGACGACAAAACACTGTCTACCTTATGGAAAAATTCAATAGAGGCAACCTATAAACCGATGCTGAAGGACACCGCTCAAAGGGCTATAGGTTTTAAGGTGATCGACAACAAGAACGGCAGCGACATGAACGTTGCACCAAGCGTTAGTCCGGATGGCAAGTATATTACCTTTCTCTCTTCAAAGGACTTATTCAGTATTGATCTCTTTTTAGCTGATGCGAAGACGGGGAAGATCATCAAGAAGCTGACCAGCAAAATATCTAACACGCACATTGATGAATTCAACTTTATAGAGTCTGCAGGCGCGTGGTCGCCGGATGGAAAGCAGTTCGCATTCAGCGTTTTCAATAAAGGTCGTAACCAAATGGTGGTGATAGATGTGCCGAGCGGCCGCATGCGGCACAACATCCCGATGGGCAAGGCTGAGCAATTCAGTAACCTGTCATGGTCGCCGGATGGTAAGAACGTGGTGTTCCAAGGATTATATGAAGGCCAAGGCGATTTGTACAGTTATAACTTCGATACCAAAAAAGTAACCCAGCTTACGAACGATAAATATTCCGACTATCAGCCAAGCTACTCAAAGGATGGTAAAAAGATCATCTTCAGTAGTGACCGTACTACTTATGATAAACGCACTGCGCAGGATATTCCCTTCAACCTGGCTGAACTTGACCTTGCTACCGGCAAGATAACCGATATAAAAGTATTCGATGGCGCTAATAACCTGAATCCGCAATACTCGGCTGATGGTAGTAAAATCTATTTCCTGTCAAACCAGGATGGTTTCCGTAACCTTTACAGCTATGAATTGGCAAGCGGCAAAACCGAGCGCCTCACCAATTATTTTACCGGTATTAGCGGTATTACTGAGTTTTCGCCCGCGCTGAGTGTATCTAACAACGATGATATTGTTTACTCGTACTACCGCGCGCAAAAGTATACATTGTATAATGCCAAGGCTACCGACTTTAAGCCGGAAACGGTACAGAGCAGTACGGTAGACTTTACCGCAGGTATGCTGCCGCCGCCACGCTCGGTAGGCGTTGACCTGATCAACTCCAACCTGAATAACTTTTTGGCCTATCCGCGTCTGCGTACAGATTCAATAAAGAGCGCGCCTTACAAACCCATGTTTAAACTGGATGCTTTGGCGAGCAGTGGTATAGGCATCGGTGTGAACAGCTTTTATGGAACCGGCCTGTCAAGTGGCATTCAAGGTATTTTTAGTGATATATTAGGACAAAACCAACTGTACGCCGCTGCATCAGTAAACGGACAGATTTACGATTTTGGCGCCCAGGTAGCCTACATCAATCAAAAAGGCCGTTGGGATAAGGGCATCAGTGTATCGCACATACCTTACCAGTTTGGCTTCTATAATACATCTGTTGGTACACAGGAAATAAACGGTAACCAGGAACGTGTTTATAATGAAGACAGCTACGTCATCCGTAACTTTGAGGATGCGGTTAACCTTTTCACCTCCTACCCTATTTCGCGTATTAATCGTATTCAGTTCGGCTTGGGTGCATCATATAACACTTATCGCACCGACCGCTACCGCAATACTTATGTAATAGATACCGCTACATCTCAACTGTATTATTACGATTTTAACCGTAAAAAAGTCCCGAATTCAGAAGTTGATAACTTAAATTTCGGATTTAACCTCAACTCTTTTGCACTGGTAAACTCAAGTGTAGCGCTGATTGGTGATAATTCATTCTTCGGTATCACGGCTCCGTTAAACGGTTTCAGATACCATATTGAAGCGCAATATGTGTTTGGTACCTATAAATTCTTCGCCCCTACTATTGATTTGCGTAAATACATCCGCGTGGCGCCGGTTACATTTGCCGGCCGTTTATACGGTACCGGTCGCTTTGGCGAGAACAACTTATACCCGTTGTATGTAGGTTACCCTTTCCTGATACGTGGTTACGAATCGCAGAGCTTTTACAATGCCGACAGATTACCAACAAATGGTTTTGGCTTTAACCAGCTTTCGGGTAGCCGCATAGCGGTGGCCAACTTTGAGATCAGGCTGCCATTTACCGGTCCGGAGAAATTAGCGCAGATCAAATCAAACTTCCTTTTTACTGATCTTAACCTGTTTTTTGATGCCGGTTTAGCCTGGAATGCAGGTAACCAGATCAAGTTTCAAAGAGGGCCAGACTTTTTAGGTTACGATGTGTTGAGGGATGAGTCTGGACAGCCGGTGCTTGATCCTAACGGGCAAACTTATCAGGACTTAAATGCGCCATTGTATAACAATAACCAGCGCGTGCCGGCGTTAAGCGCGGGTATATCGTTACGGGTAAATCTTTTTGGCGCATTAATACTTGAGCCATACTTCGCTTTACCGTTTAACCGTACCGATGTTAAAAAACCGGTGTTTGGTTTCAACTTTACACCAGGCTGGTAG
- a CDS encoding fasciclin domain-containing protein yields MVSNKSVYDNLKSVPNFSVFVGLIEQAGLKSTITATKPITVLAPTNKAFEGLPAGMLDTLRKPENKAALVSYVKGYILQGKLTSADVSRLINAGNGQAKLTTITPSTLYAKVNTNRNIILTDAFGLQTIISRYDIMVGNGVLHTLTAALSVSLPIPLTVK; encoded by the coding sequence ATGGTATCTAACAAAAGTGTTTATGATAATCTTAAATCCGTACCTAATTTTTCGGTGTTCGTAGGATTGATAGAACAGGCCGGATTAAAAAGCACTATAACAGCCACTAAACCTATTACGGTACTGGCACCTACCAACAAAGCGTTTGAGGGTTTACCTGCCGGCATGTTGGATACTTTGCGCAAGCCCGAAAACAAGGCTGCGCTTGTTAGTTATGTTAAGGGTTATATATTACAGGGAAAGTTAACCTCCGCAGATGTTTCGAGGTTGATAAATGCGGGTAATGGCCAGGCTAAATTGACTACCATAACGCCAAGTACGTTATACGCTAAAGTTAATACCAACCGAAACATTATACTTACCGACGCATTCGGCTTACAAACCATTATCAGCAGATATGATATTATGGTCGGTAACGGGGTGCTTCATACACTCACGGCAGCCTTATCTGTAAGCTTGCCTATCCCACTAACCGTTAAGTAG
- a CDS encoding GIY-YIG nuclease family protein: MKRYIYIITDRNRNNLHVGLCADLLKTLDFYKQMPTLFFDSAQQLSRLVYFEEINSEEQAMERFKYVSTFTRPQKEKMIRAVNKEWIDLTIGLNLENNMRQRPQMRPALSSVRRSAVTF, translated from the coding sequence ATGAAACGCTATATTTATATCATAACCGACCGTAACCGCAATAACTTACACGTAGGCCTTTGTGCTGATTTGCTAAAAACACTGGATTTTTACAAGCAGATGCCAACCCTGTTTTTTGACAGTGCACAGCAGTTAAGCCGCCTGGTGTATTTTGAGGAGATCAACTCGGAGGAGCAGGCTATGGAACGCTTTAAGTATGTAAGCACCTTTACCCGCCCGCAAAAGGAGAAAATGATAAGAGCCGTAAATAAGGAATGGATAGACCTGACCATCGGCCTGAATTTGGAAAACAATATGCGCCAGAGGCCGCAAATGCGCCCTGCACTAAGCAGCGTACGCAGGTCTGCCGTTACCTTTTAA
- a CDS encoding LexA family transcriptional regulator produces MSIISSNIKYLRKKKGLTQQQFADQIGIKRSLVGAYEEQRAEPKYDLLKTIASFFEISIDDFINETIDDKWAPKPKGNPANLRVLSISVDKDDNENIELVPMKASAGYLNGYADPEYVAQLPKFYLPMFNQGTYRAFEIKGDSMLPLPSGAIIIGQYVDNWAEVKPGETYVVISKNDGVVYKRIGNKFRDNKKLKLISDNPAYDPYEISGEDVLEIWKAKGYISTQLPQPTPEPTMESLTSMMAQMQRSISKLQGNN; encoded by the coding sequence ATGTCAATTATTTCATCAAATATTAAATACCTCCGTAAAAAGAAGGGCCTTACACAGCAACAGTTTGCAGATCAGATAGGTATAAAACGCTCGTTAGTGGGCGCTTACGAGGAGCAGCGCGCCGAACCTAAATATGATTTACTAAAAACTATAGCATCTTTTTTCGAGATTAGTATTGATGATTTTATAAACGAGACCATTGATGATAAATGGGCGCCTAAGCCAAAGGGTAACCCTGCAAATTTAAGGGTGCTTAGTATATCAGTTGATAAGGATGACAACGAAAACATAGAGCTGGTACCGATGAAAGCCAGCGCAGGTTACCTTAATGGTTATGCCGACCCTGAATATGTAGCGCAGTTACCTAAGTTTTACCTGCCGATGTTTAACCAAGGGACTTACCGCGCCTTCGAGATCAAAGGGGACTCGATGTTACCACTCCCCTCCGGCGCTATAATTATAGGTCAGTACGTTGACAACTGGGCTGAGGTTAAACCCGGCGAAACCTACGTGGTGATATCAAAAAATGATGGTGTAGTATATAAACGTATTGGCAATAAATTCAGGGATAATAAAAAACTGAAACTGATATCAGATAACCCGGCTTACGACCCTTACGAAATAAGCGGCGAGGACGTGCTGGAGATATGGAAGGCCAAAGGTTATATATCAACCCAACTGCCGCAGCCAACGCCTGAACCTACCATGGAGAGCCTGACCAGCATGATGGCACAGATGCAACGATCCATATCAAAGCTGCAAGGCAACAATTAA
- a CDS encoding 8-amino-7-oxononanoate synthase — protein sequence MPKLISILKRAADFIQQRLADRQQAGNYRTLKPENTLIDFCSNDYLGFARSPQLKQKIAEEIGAYPENHNGSAGSRLLAGNLQYTEQLEASIAGYHEAEAGLLFNSGYDANIGLFSSLPQRGDTIILDELAHASIIDGARLSNANRYTFKHNDLQSLADKLKAAKGSIYIGIESIYSMDGDSSPIAEILDLADSYNAAVIVDEAHAIGLYKTGLVQQFGLHNRVFARVITFGKALGCHGAVVLGSDNLRNYLINFARAFIYTTAASFHQVASVKTAYIFLRDADEAISTLKSNIALFKSTIDKHEDFPLIESESAIQCIILKSNEKAKLIASTLQQKGIDVRPILSPTVQQGSERIRICLHAYSTPDEILLLTETLNKFLHER from the coding sequence TTGCCCAAACTCATTAGTATTTTGAAACGCGCGGCAGATTTCATTCAGCAACGATTGGCAGACAGGCAACAGGCTGGCAATTACCGTACCCTGAAACCGGAGAATACGCTGATCGACTTTTGCTCGAACGATTACCTTGGCTTTGCCCGGTCGCCGCAACTGAAACAAAAAATAGCCGAGGAAATTGGAGCATATCCAGAAAATCATAACGGCTCCGCAGGTTCACGGTTGCTGGCCGGTAATCTGCAATATACGGAGCAGTTGGAGGCAAGTATAGCCGGCTATCATGAAGCTGAGGCAGGGCTGCTTTTCAATTCTGGATATGATGCCAATATAGGCCTTTTCTCGTCCCTCCCGCAACGCGGCGATACCATCATTTTAGATGAACTGGCCCACGCCTCCATCATTGACGGCGCGCGGCTAAGTAACGCCAACCGCTATACTTTTAAACATAACGACCTGCAAAGTTTAGCGGACAAACTCAAGGCAGCTAAAGGCTCCATATATATAGGTATTGAAAGTATTTATTCTATGGATGGCGATTCATCGCCTATTGCTGAAATCCTTGATTTAGCCGACAGCTACAACGCTGCCGTAATTGTTGACGAGGCACATGCCATCGGCTTATATAAAACAGGTTTGGTACAACAGTTTGGCTTGCACAACAGGGTATTTGCACGGGTGATCACTTTTGGCAAGGCATTGGGCTGCCACGGTGCCGTAGTTTTAGGCAGCGATAATCTAAGGAATTACCTGATCAACTTTGCGCGGGCGTTTATTTATACTACCGCGGCATCCTTCCATCAAGTGGCATCTGTAAAAACAGCCTATATATTTTTGAGGGATGCAGATGAAGCTATTTCTACACTAAAAAGTAATATAGCGCTGTTTAAAAGTACCATTGATAAGCATGAGGATTTTCCACTCATTGAAAGCGAAAGCGCCATCCAGTGCATCATCTTAAAAAGCAACGAAAAGGCGAAGCTGATAGCCTCGACACTACAGCAAAAAGGCATTGATGTACGCCCGATTTTAAGCCCGACCGTGCAGCAGGGCAGCGAACGTATCAGGATATGTTTGCACGCTTACAGCACTCCGGATGAGATATTATTACTTACCGAGACCCTAAATAAATTTCTGCATGAGCGATAA
- the bioD gene encoding dethiobiotin synthase, with translation MSDKQPLFITGIGTGIGKTITSAVVVEKLKADYWKPIQSGDLNDSDTLKLQAMVSNPITVFHPETYRLTQPYSPHKSAAIDGITIKLNKFTLPQTNNQLIIEGAGGLMVPLNNEHLIIDLIKYLGAKVILVSQNYLGSINHTLLSISLLKQYNIAIKGILFNGDSDKYSEDFILNYTGVKLLGHIPQLSSINNETIVQAGAQINV, from the coding sequence ATGAGCGATAAGCAACCCCTATTTATTACCGGCATTGGTACCGGCATTGGCAAAACCATTACATCGGCCGTTGTGGTTGAAAAACTGAAAGCCGACTATTGGAAACCCATACAATCCGGCGACTTAAATGATAGTGACACTTTGAAATTGCAAGCGATGGTGAGCAACCCCATAACTGTTTTTCACCCGGAGACATATCGGCTTACACAACCTTATTCGCCCCATAAATCGGCAGCTATTGATGGTATCACCATTAAACTGAATAAATTTACACTTCCGCAAACCAATAACCAATTGATTATTGAGGGTGCAGGGGGCCTGATGGTGCCGCTGAATAATGAGCATTTGATAATAGATCTGATCAAATATTTAGGTGCGAAGGTAATCCTGGTATCGCAAAATTACCTGGGCAGTATTAACCATACGCTGTTATCCATATCCTTATTAAAACAGTATAATATCGCTATTAAAGGCATACTGTTTAATGGCGACAGCGATAAGTATTCTGAAGATTTTATACTCAACTATACCGGGGTAAAATTGCTTGGCCATATTCCGCAACTATCCTCTATTAATAACGAAACTATTGTGCAGGCCGGTGCACAAATCAATGTTTGA
- a CDS encoding SDR family NAD(P)-dependent oxidoreductase, translated as MKTQKVWFVTGASKGLGLTLVKRLLKEGYKVAATSRDAAALSEEVGYTGPDFLPVQMDLVNNDSVAKTVAQIIATLGGIDVVINNAGYGQLGTLEELTDAEARQNFDVNVFGSLNVVRNVMPHFREKRAGAFFNISSIAGFLGTFPGWGVYNATKFAVAGFTEALSAEVKSMGISATIVYPGYFKTNFLLQGSLRTAASPIADYKEARDLEVIHNEQIIGSQPGDPENAAAAFIKVAEMENRPLHLFLGSDAFAMANNKIGAVQQDLDAFESISKSTDFQK; from the coding sequence ATGAAAACACAAAAAGTATGGTTCGTTACAGGAGCTTCAAAAGGTTTAGGTTTAACACTTGTAAAACGTTTGCTTAAGGAGGGTTATAAAGTTGCCGCTACATCTCGTGATGCCGCCGCGCTGAGCGAAGAGGTAGGTTATACCGGCCCCGACTTTTTACCCGTGCAGATGGATTTGGTTAATAACGATAGTGTGGCCAAAACCGTTGCTCAAATTATAGCTACATTAGGTGGTATTGATGTTGTAATTAATAACGCCGGTTACGGTCAGCTGGGTACTCTGGAAGAACTGACCGATGCCGAAGCCCGTCAGAATTTTGATGTTAACGTATTCGGCTCGTTAAATGTTGTCCGCAACGTGATGCCTCACTTTCGCGAAAAGAGGGCAGGGGCTTTCTTCAACATTTCCTCAATAGCAGGTTTTTTAGGCACCTTCCCCGGTTGGGGTGTTTACAATGCTACAAAGTTTGCTGTGGCCGGTTTTACCGAGGCCTTATCAGCAGAGGTAAAATCAATGGGCATCAGTGCTACTATTGTTTACCCCGGATATTTTAAAACCAACTTCCTGCTGCAAGGTTCATTACGCACCGCCGCCAGCCCGATAGCTGATTACAAAGAAGCCCGCGACCTGGAAGTGATCCATAATGAGCAGATCATCGGCAGTCAGCCCGGCGATCCGGAAAATGCCGCCGCTGCTTTCATTAAAGTAGCCGAAATGGAGAACCGCCCGCTGCATTTGTTCCTCGGGTCGGATGCATTCGCTATGGCGAACAACAAGATAGGGGCCGTTCAACAAGATCTGGATGCCTTTGAAAGCATTAGTAAATCAACCGATTTTCAAAAGTAA
- a CDS encoding AraC family transcriptional regulator, which translates to MDASMIPRMELEKFAHDEYKVPLLNLEHYPLDSKYFVIQNRDNYPVKDYISPHRRKFYKIFHMTAGTGVLIIGLHRYEMGPNEIAFLHPDEIMAWQTTSEETGGHFCLIHPAYFEHDADHVLHLLRQYPYFKPANCVVRLNEAQSANINGNFEVMLNEDRGDNVDKKQAILLQLQMMLLEAQRAGRTRPEKTVSEGYGYIYRFLSLLESAFKVQQRDSIVKLKTAAEFADQLHVHPNYLNSLVKSHTGKTLREHIQDRLLYEAKSLLVQTDWDISEISDGLGFSGQAAFTSFFRKKANLSPSVFRKSTLAPANI; encoded by the coding sequence ATGGATGCATCGATGATACCCCGTATGGAGCTGGAAAAGTTTGCGCACGATGAGTATAAGGTGCCGCTACTCAACCTCGAACATTATCCGCTTGATTCAAAATATTTTGTAATACAAAACCGGGATAACTATCCGGTTAAGGATTATATATCGCCGCACCGCCGTAAGTTTTACAAGATATTTCATATGACGGCCGGAACAGGTGTTCTTATCATCGGCTTGCACCGCTATGAGATGGGGCCGAATGAGATAGCTTTTCTTCATCCCGACGAGATTATGGCATGGCAAACCACATCCGAAGAAACGGGCGGGCATTTTTGTTTGATACATCCTGCTTATTTTGAGCATGATGCCGACCATGTGCTGCATCTGCTTCGTCAATACCCTTATTTTAAACCCGCCAACTGCGTTGTACGATTAAACGAAGCTCAATCTGCCAACATAAACGGCAACTTTGAGGTAATGCTGAATGAGGACAGGGGCGATAATGTAGATAAGAAACAAGCCATATTACTGCAACTGCAAATGATGCTGCTGGAGGCGCAGCGTGCAGGGCGTACACGACCGGAAAAGACGGTATCAGAAGGGTATGGCTACATATATCGTTTCCTGTCGTTATTGGAGTCAGCCTTTAAGGTACAGCAGCGCGACAGTATTGTGAAGCTTAAAACCGCCGCCGAGTTTGCTGATCAACTGCATGTACACCCCAACTACCTTAACTCGCTGGTTAAAAGCCATACCGGTAAAACCCTACGCGAGCATATTCAGGACAGGCTGCTCTACGAAGCGAAGTCGCTATTGGTACAAACCGACTGGGACATCAGCGAAATAAGCGACGGACTGGGCTTTTCCGGACAGGCCGCATTCACCTCATTTTTCAGGAAGAAGGCTAATTTGTCGCCGTCTGTTTTCAGGAAAAGTACGCTGGCACCCGCCAATATTTGA
- a CDS encoding ankyrin repeat domain-containing protein, translating to MDNMFLNACKNAQKGIVQAFLKKGGINIDKRDAVGNTPLYYVAAKGAKDIVKMLIDAGADVNLANNTSETPLHCAARIGSKDIIKQLTDAGADINAANNYGQTPVFYAVLASKTETALYLISLGADTEAKDNGGYNIYDHATANGMRDLVSSLSANNATQKDDHGNTPLHQAVYNNQSETVNALLRHGTLNLNELNNNGVSALILAVDNSNIHLVELLIKNSADVNLHVLNGNSALHYAAGMGNHHIGNVLLNAGADINSRNSFSETPLIVAAQCGFNDFTALLIEQGADVNAVDNNSRSAMDFASERGYTEIVEQLLMAGAGS from the coding sequence ATGGATAACATGTTTTTGAACGCATGTAAAAATGCGCAAAAAGGAATAGTACAAGCCTTTTTAAAAAAAGGCGGAATAAATATTGATAAACGCGATGCAGTTGGTAATACGCCGCTTTATTACGTAGCTGCCAAAGGCGCAAAGGATATTGTTAAAATGCTGATTGATGCGGGTGCCGATGTAAACCTTGCCAACAACACCAGTGAAACACCACTGCACTGTGCGGCGCGTATTGGCAGTAAGGATATTATAAAGCAACTAACTGATGCCGGTGCCGACATAAACGCGGCTAATAATTACGGCCAAACGCCGGTGTTTTATGCTGTGCTGGCCAGCAAAACAGAAACCGCGCTTTACCTGATTTCATTAGGCGCCGATACCGAGGCGAAGGATAACGGTGGCTACAATATCTACGATCATGCTACGGCAAACGGTATGCGTGATCTTGTAAGCTCGCTATCAGCTAATAATGCCACACAAAAGGATGATCATGGTAATACCCCATTACACCAGGCGGTATATAATAATCAAAGTGAAACGGTTAATGCACTGCTGCGCCACGGAACGTTAAATCTGAACGAGTTAAATAATAATGGTGTAAGCGCGCTTATACTGGCTGTAGATAACTCCAACATTCATTTAGTGGAATTGCTTATTAAGAACAGCGCGGACGTTAACCTGCATGTACTCAATGGCAATTCTGCGTTGCATTACGCGGCGGGGATGGGTAATCATCATATAGGCAACGTATTATTAAATGCTGGTGCCGATATTAACTCGCGTAACAGCTTTAGCGAAACCCCGCTTATCGTAGCCGCGCAGTGCGGGTTTAATGATTTTACCGCGTTGTTGATTGAGCAGGGAGCCGATGTTAACGCGGTTGATAACAACAGCCGCAGCGCAATGGATTTCGCCAGCGAGCGGGGTTATACCGAAATTGTGGAGCAATTGCTGATGGCTGGTGCCGGTAGTTAA